The sequence GtgcatttattttgatttttaaatgccACATGTCTTACATCTAAATAAGAATTGGAGGGAATTGGAGGGGATCTTATACCAAAAGGATGACAAAGAAATTAAAGTCTAGCAAATGGTGAAAGGTTATTGAAGGCTAAGTTGATTAAAAGCTAGTGAAAGGAATGCAACTCTTCAAGCGACTCTCTCTTGGAAAGCTTCTTGAATCTGTTATTCATTAAAAACTGAGTAATCTGTACATCTCTTGCCTTATTTATACTTGCTAGCTCGACTATTAACTGCCATGGACCCTAACATCACATGGCCTGCTTGTTAAATAACTAACCACTAACCATTTCTGTTACAAGATATCATCTGTTCTAACAGATTGTAACCAACTAAACAACAGCTTTACCTTAACTAACTTCTCTTAACCATGTGACAGTACAACTATTACACATATTAGGCTACTAAGTACAAATACTACATAGACAAATATCAGCTACTGACTTGAGTTGTACTGCTGCCCTGCTGCATGCTTGTTGCTGTAACAGCTTGTACTGTTGCATCATGCTTCTGCTGCTGGTTCAAGGCACACAGTTGGCTGCTGCATCAGATTATGATATGTAAatcttttaataattatttaagatagagttcaaaaaaaatttatccaataTTATTCCAGATGCTAGAATTCAACTCATAAATCAATTGAACTAAATTCTAttaagtttagagagggaggggGCGGTATTGTTCCTTTCCTTGGAAGGAGGTGTGGAAGGTGAAAACTCCTCGTGTCAGATTTTTCATATGGTCCACTGCGAAAGGAAAGATTTTAACCACCGACAACCTGAGGAGAAGGGGTTTTACTTTTATCACTCCTGGTGTATTATGTGCAAAGCAGCTGGGGAGGtcattgatcatttttttttttttttggcattgtACTGTTGCCGGTGAGCTATGGGCTTTTATGTTAACTCTAATGGGTCTTCATTGGATGATGCTTAGAAGGCTTATCAACTTGATTATTATTTGGTCGGGGCAGTGTGGTGAGAGGGTGATTTCTAGTAGTTGGGGGGCTATTCCTACATGTTTACTGTGGACTATATGGCAAGAAAGGAATCTGCGTCAATTTGAAGGGAAAGTACATTCAATTATTTGATTCAAATTTCAGCTGTTATGTCTTTTGTTTGAGTGGCAGAAAGCTTCTGACAATGGGTCAGAGAGGGATTTCCTGGATTTTCTGGGGGCAGATTATCAATGGCTTGATTCCTGTctatctttgtttcttttttccttttcttttttgagcgTCCTTAGTATACTACCTGTGTACTTAGGCCTcggcctttttcttttcattattaatAAAGCTTTTTacttacataaaataaataaaaaatttattaataggattaaattaaatttgatttgtGGTTTTTGATTGCAAATTGACTAATAGATTCATCATATGTGATTTGTATCCATTGTACTTCCATTCAAGCGGAAGATGCGATTTTTAGTGTTATTTTGGCATCTTCTGTGTGCAGTTTCATGGTGTACGAGTCCAATGCATTAATATTGGAGGAGGAAAAGGGGAGATTCCAGACAACAAGCACCTGCAGATTGCTCTTCAGCACATTCATGGAATTGGCCGCTCCAGAGCTCGCCAAATTCTCAGCAAGCTCAGCATTGAGAACAAACTCGCCAGGGAGTTAACAGGGAGAGAACTCTATGCTCTCCGTGAGGAACTCAATAACTACATGTGCGCACATGAATTGGTAAATTTCTCTTACTCTCTCCCCTCgcttctctctctatctccctCAAGAAGATTGCAAGTGTTTGGCAAATGTGGATATAGTCATAGTTCtgataaaattaagaaaagacTTATGTGCAGTTTTAGATTTACTGTAAACAAGTTTCTGTGTATGACAAACAAGGATTTGGTTTTCTCCTGCTCTAATTTTTAATGCAAGGATATCAAACAATAGaagtttaaacttttttatgttattcacaaaatttgattttgggttttcagAACAACCAAGTTACAAAGGATATAGCAAGATTGATGGAGATTCAGTGCTATAGAGGGATAAGGCATAGTCAGGGTTTGCCTTGTAGAGGACAGCGTACGCACACCAATGCCCGGACCTGGAAGGGTAAGGCAATTCCCGTTGCAGGAAAGAAGAAAGCTTAACATGAGGGTTTCATCCCAGTTTCTTGGGTTTTGACATATGAATTAGCTTTGGAGTtcaaatttagttttagttttagtgtttttttttaaaaagacctCCACTAATATTTTCAAGGTCTTTTATTTGTTGCCTTAAAAATTTAAGTTCCTTGGGACATATgatttgctattttttatgtCGTTGATGAGTGGTAATTTCTCTAGTGCTTTTTTCGTTGCTTCAGAAATGGTTTAGCATTGGTTTAGCGTGGAAAGTTGGTATTTTTCTTGTGCcgaatcattttattttaggttctatttatacagtttgaaattaaaaaaatataaaaaaaatatttaaaaaagaaactgaaatattttgtttgcacctaaattttaaaaaattgtttttcatccctaagttattgaaaatattacaaatatcaattttcaattgaaaaaaaaaaaaaaagcctatggTCACCATCCTTACTCATGTAGCTAACAGAATTCAAAAGTTGCAAAGGTACTTTCCATGGGGGTGATAACAAGACTCATTTGGGACAAAGTATGCGCGCCTATGGCTAACAGTGATTTAGGTATAAGAAAAATAACTACATTCAATAAAGCTTTACTAGGAAAATGGCTATGGTGGTTTGAGAATGAGGAGACTTGGCTTTGGAGGAGGGTGGTAGTAAGGAAGTTTGGGGAAGAGTGGGGGGATGGACTTCTAAGTTGGGTAGGGATGTTCATGGGTGTGGCTTATGGAGAAGTATCCGTATGGGTTGGgaggattttagcaaaaatactCAATTTGTTATTGGGGGTggggaatggaatgaaattttggCAAGATGGGTGGTTGGGGGATCAACCTCTTCAATTGGCTTTCTCAGGGCTGTACGATATTGCCACTAATAAAGAGGCATTCATTGAGTCTTCTTTGACAAGGTTAGGAGCAGGGGAAATGAGGAGTTGGGATGTTCATTTTACTCAGGATCTAAATAATTGGGAGTTGGATATAGGGGCACACTTACTTCGTATCTTGGAATCAAATACTCCTTCAACGGATAATGGGGATTGGATGAGATGGAAGTTGAAAACTAATGGGGATTTTGACatcccttttttattattataataagtTGCAAGgttctttttcctttgtctttCCTTAAAAAGGTATTTGGACGTTAAGTCCCCTTGGCATTGTTTCCTTATTTGTTTGGACTGTAGCTTATAATAAGATTCTTATGAGTGATAAGTTGAGActtagggttttgattttgttgattgatgCATTATATGTCGTTGTTGTGGGGAGACTGTGGACCACTTACTACTTCATTGTGAGAAGCCTCATTGGTTGTGGAGTTGTGTTTTAAATCTTTTAGGATTTCGCGGGTTTTACCAAGAACGATTCCAGGAATGCTTTTTGGTTGATGGAATTGGTTGGAGAAGCATTGGTCtaacatttggaatttagttctGTTGTGCttattgtggtgtctttggaagGAGCGCAATCAGCAGACTTGTGAGGACTTGGATAGCTTTAGCGACCAtttgcttgcttcttttagtggATCTCTATTCGACTTTTCTCAAGCTTAGAgactcacatctagtgattctctccctttaTTCTTTGTTCTCTCctcttttgtaattaattatcttcttcttttttcctttgtttgtttgtttttttttcttctctgtaAATTTTGGTTTGCTTTGTGcttttcatgcataaagtaaccttttgaatatacatctttcttacttatcaatatatatatatatatatatgttaatgcCCATTTTTTGACAAAGGGCCCAACAATAGAAGAAGTCCAACAATAGATAAGGTAAGAAGGAAAAAACAGTGAAGAAATAAGGAAATAAGCCCAGTGGACTAAAATAGCAGGATTGATAGCCAGTAAGCCCACAAgaataaaaagaggtaaaaaagaagtaaatgGGTCGGGGAAGCCTAAGGAATGAAATGATAAGCCTATGGGAATAATAAGAGGTAAAGAGGAAGTAAATGGGTTGGGGAAGCCTGGGAAATGAATTAGTAAACTCAACGGTTTGGCTTAAAGGCCAATAAGCCCAAAAAGTAATAAGAGGTAAAGATGTAGTAATTGGGCCAAAGAAGCCCAAAGAATTTAGCAAAAATCCCATAGGAGTAAAAAAGGTAA is a genomic window of Quercus lobata isolate SW786 chromosome 2, ValleyOak3.0 Primary Assembly, whole genome shotgun sequence containing:
- the LOC115975745 gene encoding small ribosomal subunit protein S13, mitochondrial-like, which codes for MAFSSVTKHSASLGTFLYNSMRNSGCASQSQRSCGLANAISSVGTVSDIGLRLLPNLSFHGVRVQCINIGGGKGEIPDNKHLQIALQHIHGIGRSRARQILSKLSIENKLARELTGRELYALREELNNYMCAHELNNQVTKDIARLMEIQCYRGIRHSQGLPCRGQRTHTNARTWKGKAIPVAGKKKA